A region of the bacterium genome:
TCCTCGTCCTCGGCGGAGGACTGCTCGGGACGTCCACCGCGCGCGCCCTCGCCGCGCGCGGGGCGCGCGTCGCGCTCGTCGAACCGATCGATTTCGGCTGGGGCGCGTCGGGAAGGACGTCGCGCCTCGCGCTCGAGGA
Encoded here:
- a CDS encoding FAD-dependent oxidoreductase yields the protein MPAPLGSLKDQTIDVLVLGGGLLGTSTARALAARGARVALVEPIDFGWGASGRTSRLALE